The Papaver somniferum cultivar HN1 chromosome 3, ASM357369v1, whole genome shotgun sequence genome includes a region encoding these proteins:
- the LOC113359524 gene encoding uncharacterized protein LOC113359524 → MGRSTESEYSFICSNALEIRFDYTEIRFNTLERQLYHRLVIDMHKFTFISKVMIGFWVLLEEQGFYYVIRNILGSDNSTLEAVFTESAICFSFMAFTWGSQQMNNGDEPFLAQVIDKPPKRKFFYIYREFLLRRLDIIMNHVISAIFDEIVTEELENSMVHCQKCNQGGFPKSAQLAPCPYLWPINPLANPHGTGEQCASSKNKRSMFCTFSKGYPLKRMEIIDFFNSVWGPVVENVVLEHSPRGGNPEFCRIIFKHVSVISSILNGETKAKFIVNGKDLWVRLYV, encoded by the coding sequence ATGGGGAGGAGTACGGAAAGTGAATATAGTTTCATCTGTTCTAATGCATTAGAAATCCGTTTCGACTATACTGAAATCCGGTTCAACACACTGGAGCGTCAGCTATATCATCGTCTGGTGATCGATATGCACAAGTTTACTTTCATATCGAAAGTAATGATTGGATTTTGGGTCTTACTCGAAGAACAAGGATTTTACTATGTCATTAGAAATATATTGGGCAGTGATAATTCAACTCTGGAAGCAGTTTTCACCGAATCCGCtatatgtttttcttttatgGCCTTTACTTGGGGTTCACAACAAATGAATAACGGGGATGAACCATTTCTAGCGCAAGTAATCGATAAACCCCCAAAACGTAAGTTCTTTTACATTTACCGTGAATTCTTGTTGCGTCGCCTGGATATTATTATGAATCATGTCATTTCTGCAATATTTGACGAAATCGTCACGGAAGAATTGGAGAATTCCATGGTTCATTGTCAAAAATGCAACCAAGGTGGATTTCCTAAATCTGCTCAACTTGCACCTTGTCCATATTTATGGCCCATCAATCCATTAGCAAATCCGCATGGAACGGGCGAGCAGTGTGCATCTTCTAAGAATAAGAGATCCATGTTCTGTACATTCTCCAAGGGATATCCATTGAAGCGCATGGAAATAATTGATTTCTTTAACTCGGTTTGGGGTCCTGTGGTTGAAAACGTTGTGTTAGAACATTCCCCCCGTGGAGGCAACCCTGAGTTCTGTCGCATTATATTTAAACATGTCTCAGTTATTTCAAGCATACTTAATGGTGAGACGAAGGCCAAGTTTATCGTGAATGGAAAAGACCTATGGGTTCGATTATATGTGTAG
- the LOC113356354 gene encoding protein GRAVITROPIC IN THE LIGHT 1-like, with protein sequence MEQERVNAAPNVSGLVRSFTKAIKFRGSGINQDDRINKVRMKLSYEDEEKARIKASMDALLAKLFASISSIKAAYAQLQVYQSPYDSEGIQSVDEILIDELIRLSEMKQIFLKKQIDPSPQVTILLAEIQEQQGLIKTYDIMRRQLETQIKVKDSDINFLKEKLEESEKLNRSLEKRLKSSGVAVSVSDDLHFSGLNPNHFVTVLRQTVKSVRSFVKLMICEMKSSGWDLSAAAKSFEPDVVYSRSNHVCFAFEAFVCRMMFDGFQFSNFSHPSRHKTSKKPHQFFKQFIETKSMKPNELLSKFPKFGKFCHEKYLVLVHPKMELSLFGDLNQRNIVNTGGYPDTRFFAEFIEMAKWVWVLHRLAFAFEPEAMIFQMRNRCRFSDVYMESVAEDAFLLEDGSLIVDPRVGFTVVPGFKIGKTVIHCRVYPCPG encoded by the coding sequence ATGGAACAAGAAAGAGTTAATGCTGCGCCGAATGTTAGTGGCTTAGTTCGTTCGTTCACGAAGGCTATTAAATTTCGGGGATCTGGGATTAACCAGGATGATCGGATTAATAAGGTACGTATGAAACTTTCTTACGAAGATGAAGAGAAAGCACGGATTAAAGCTTCAATGGATGCTTTATTAGCTAAGCTTTTCGCAAGTATTTCTTCTATTAAAGCTGCTTATGCTCAGTTACAAGTATATCAGTCTCCGTATGATTCAGAAGGAATTCAGTCAGTTGATGAGATTTTAATCGATGAGTTGATACGTTTATCGGAAATGAAACAAATCTTTTTGAAGAAACAGATCGATCCATCTCCTCAGGTTACAATATTATTGGCCGAGATTCAAGAACAGCAGGGTTTAATAAAGACTTACGATATTATGAGGAGACAGTTGGAGACTCAGATTAAGGTTAAGGATTCTGATATTAATTTTCTGAAGGAGAAACTTGAAGAATCTGAAAAACTGAATAGATCTCTTGAAAAGAGATTGAAATCTAGTGGAGTAGCAGTTTCTGTTTCTGATGATCTTCACTTTTCAGGGTTGAATCCAAATCATTTTGTTACAGTTTTGAGACAAACAGTAAAATCAGTTCGAAGTTTTGTCAAGCTAATGATTTGTGAAATGAAATCTTCAGGGTGGGATTTAAGTGCCGCAGCTAAATCTTTCGAGCCTGACGTTGTTTACTCGAGATCCAATCACGTTTGCTTTGCGTTCGAAGCTTTTGTTTGCCGAATGATGTTTGATGGATTCCAGTTTAGTAATTTCTCACATCCAAGTCGACACAAGACTAGCAAGAAGCCTCATCAGTTCTTCAAGCAATTCATAGAAACAAAATCAATGAAACCAAACGAATTGCTCAGTAAATTTCCCAAGTTTGGGAAGTTCTGCCATGAGAAGTATCTTGTTTTAGTACACCCAAAGATGGAGTTGTCGCTGTTTGGTGACTTGAATCAGAGAAATATTGTGAACACTGGTGGTTACCCGGACACTCGTTTCTTTGCGGAGTTTATTGAAATGGCGAAATGGGTGTGGGTTCTTCATCGTTTAGCGTTTGCCTTCGAACCCGAAGctatgatctttcagatgagaaaCAGATGTAGATTTTCTGATGTTTATATGGAGAGTGTAGCTGAAGATGCTTTCTTGTTGGAAGATGGGTCTCTTATAGTGGATCCTCGAGTCGGGTTTACAGTTGTTCCTGGCTTTAAGATTGGTAAAACAGTTATACATTGTCGGGTATATCCATGTCCTGGGTGA
- the LOC113356355 gene encoding probable alpha,alpha-trehalose-phosphate synthase [UDP-forming] 7, with protein sequence MLSRSYTNLLDLASGNFPAMGRERKRLPRVMTVPGIISELDDDQANSVTSDVPSSVIQDRMIIVANQLPVKAKRRPDNKGWSFSWDEDSLLLQLKDGLPDEMEVLYVGSLKVDVDVNEQDDVSQILLERFKCVPAFLPPDILAKFYHGFCKLHLWPLFHYMLPLSADHGGRFDRSLWEAYVSANKLFSQKVIEVINPEDDFVWIHDYHLMVLPTFLRRRFNRLRMGFFLHSPFPSSEIYRTLPVREEILKALLNSDLIGFHTFDYARHFLSCCSRMLGLEYQSKRGYIGLEYYGRMVGIKIMPVGVHMRQIENVLNLADKEWRVSELKQQFEGKTVLLGVDDMDIFKGINLKLLAMEQMLKQHPSWQGRAVLVQICNPARGKGRDLEIIQAEIKATTKRINEEYGRTGYEPIVLIDKPVNISERIAYYTIAECVVVTAVRDGMNLIPYEYIVCRQGITKPESDSNSSGPKKSMLVVSEFIGCSPSLSGAIRVNPWNIETTGEAMNEAISLAEPEKQMRHEKHYRYVSTHDVGYWSRSFLQDLERTCRDHFKRRCWGIGLSFGFRVVALDPNFRKLSIDTIVSSYARAKSRAILLDYDGTVMPQTSINKSPSEEVMSLLSTLCSDEKNCVFIVSGRGKDSLGKWFSPCEKLGIAAEHGYFVRWSADEEWETCGQTTDFGWIQMAEPVMKLYTETTDGSSIETKESALVWHHRDADPGFGSSQAKEMLDHLESVLANEPVAVKRGQFIVEVKPQGVSKGLVAEKIFTKMAENQRRADFVLCIGDDRSDEDMFEIIGNSMSRGIISSNTAVYACTVGQKPSKAKYYLDDTSEVIMMLEGLAEASDPSVSP encoded by the exons ATGTTGTCGAGATCGTATACAAATCTGTTAGATCTAGCGTCGGGTAATTTCCCGGCTATGGGTCGGGAAAGGAAGAGACTTCCTAGAGTGATGACTGTACCAGGTATAATATCTGAGCTTGATGATGATCAAGCTAATAGTGTTACATCTGATGTGCCATCATCTGTTATTCAAGATCGGATGATTATTGTTGCTAATCAACTGCCTGTCAAAGCTAAAAGGAGGCCGGATAATAAAGGTTGGAGTTTTAGTTGGGACGAAGATTCTTTACTATTGCAACTTAAAGATGGTTTACCTGATGAAATGGAAGTTCTTTATGTTGGATCATTGAAAGTTGATGTTGATGTAAATGAACAAGATGATGTTTCACAGATTCTATTGGAGAGATTTAAGTGTGTACCTGCTTTTTTACCACCAGATATATTAGCTAAATTCTATCATGGGTTCTGTAAATTGCATCTCTGGCCACTTTTCCATTACATGTTGCCGCTTTCTGCTGATCATGGTGGTAGGTTCGATAGATCTTTATGGGAAGCTTATGTTTCTGCTAATAAGTTGTTCTCGCAGAAAGTCATTGAAGTCATAAACCCCGAAGATGATTTTGTTTGGATCCATGATTATCATCTTATGGTCTTACCTACATTCTTGAGAAGGCGTTTTAATCGACTGAGAATGGGTTTCTTCTTGCACAGTCCTTTTCCGTCATCTGAGATCTATAGAACACTTCCAGTTAGAGAAGAGATTCTGAAGGCGCTTTTGAATTCGGACTTGATTGGTTTCCATACTTTCGATTACGCTAGGCATTTTCTTTCTTGTTGTAGTAGAATGTTGGGTTTGGAGTATCAATCAAAGCGGGGTTACATCGGGTTGGAATACTATGGAAGGATGGTGGGAATTAAGATCATGCCTGTCGGGGTTCACATGCGTCAAATTGAGAATGTATTGAATTTGGCGGATAAAGAGTGGAGGGTATCCGAACTTAAACAGCAATTTGAGGGGAAGACTGTATTGCTTGGAGTTGATGATATGGATATATTCAAAGGGATTAATTTGAAGTTACTGGCGATGGAACAGATGCTAAAGCAGCACCCTTCATGGCAAGGAAGGGCTGTACTGGTTCAGATTTGCAATCCTGCAAGGGGCAAAGGAAGAGATCTTGAGATAATACAAGCGGAAATAAAGGCAACTACCAAGAGGATCAATGAAGAATATGGGAGGACTGGTTATGAACCGATTGTTCTCATTGACAAGCCAGTTAACATCAGTGAACGAATTGCTTATTACACTATTGCTGAATGTGTTGTTGTCACTGCTGTGAGGGATGGGATGAACCTTATCCCATATGAGTACATTGTGTGCAGACAAGGAATAACAAAACCGGAGTCTGATTCAAATTCCAGCGGGCCAAAAAAGAGTATGCTAGTGGTATCTGAGTTCATTGGGTGTTCTCCTTCACTTAGTGGTGCAATCCGTGTCAACCCATGGAACATTGAAACCACTGGTGAGGCAATGAACGAAGCAATTTCATTGGCTGAGCCAGAGAAGCAGATGCGACATGAAAAGCATTACAGGTATGTTAGCACTCATGACGTTGGTTACTGGTCTCGGAGCTTCTTGCAGGATTTGGAGAGAACTTGCAGAGATCATTTTAAGAGAAGATGTTGGGGAATTGGTTTGAGCTTTGGTTTCAGAGTTGTAGCACTTGATCCTAATTTCAGAAAACTTTCTATAGACACAATTGTATCATCTTATGCTCGAGCCAAGAGTAGGGCTATATTGTTAGACTATGATGGCACTGTGATGCCCCAAACCTCCATTAACAAGAGTCCAAGCGAAGAAGTCATGTCATTGCTTAGCACGCTCTGTAGTGACGAGAAAAACTGCGTTTTTATTGTCAGTGGAAGAGGGAAAGATAGCTTAGGCAAATGGTTTTCCCCATGTGAGAAGCTTGGAATTGCAGCAGAACACGGTTACTTTGTGAG GTGGTCAGCAGATGAAGAGTGGGAAACTTGTGGACAAACTACGGATTTTGGGTGGATACAGATGGCTGAACCTGTAATGAAATTATATACTGAAACTACTGATGGTTCATCTATCGAGACCAAGGAAAGTGCCTTGGTGTGGCACCATCGTGATGCAGACCCAGGCTTTGGATCCAGCCAAGCAAAGGAGATGTTAGACCATTTGGAGAGTGTACTAGCTAATGAACCTGTAGCTGTGAAGCGTGGTCAATTTATAGTAGAAGTGAAGCCTCAG GGTGTCAGCAAAGGTCTAGTTGCAGAAAAGATCTTCACGAAAATGGCTGAGAATCAACGCAGGGCTGATTTTGTATTGTGCATTGGGGATGACAGGTCAGACGAGGATATGTTTGAAATCATTGGCAATTCTATGTCAAGGGGTATAATCTCCTCCAATACAGCAGTCTATGCATGTACAGTAGGACAGAAGCCAAGTAAGGCCAAGTATTATTTGGATGACACATCTGAGGTCATAATGATGCTTGAAGGTCTAGCTGAAGCCTCTGATCCATCAGTTTCACCCTAA